The Rana temporaria chromosome 4, aRanTem1.1, whole genome shotgun sequence genome contains a region encoding:
- the NDUFAF4 gene encoding NADH dehydrogenase [ubiquinone] 1 alpha subcomplex assembly factor 4, whose protein sequence is MGAALFRATLVRAFRNFNVESRAHKLIGKDKPSPAPMYPSTKETMAGVLSSHPEIQETVFKKDDKLLSHLKEVYVDSKDPLPEVNNEVLPPASEEFRAPKQTMSSVFLNIDVESIPKGKMTIVEALTVLNNYKQSPQTWTAERITKEYNLNIQETKTLLEYFRPFDVKIISLKKELIEEK, encoded by the exons ATGGGAGCCGCGCTGTTTCGAGCCACGCTAGTTCGAGCCTTCAGGAACTTTAATGTGGAGAGCAGAGCTCACAAGCTTATAGGGAAGGACAAGCCCAGCCCTGCGCCCATGTACCCGAGCACCAAAGAGACAATGGCCGGTGTGCTCTCCA GTCACCCTGAAATCCAGGAAACCGTTTTCAAAAAGGATGATAAACTTTTATCACATCTGAAGGAAGTTTATGTTGACTCCAAAGACCCTTTACCCGAG GTGAACAACGAAGTTCTACCACCCGCATCAGAGGAGTTCAGAGCTCCAAAGCAGACCATGAGCAGTGTTTTTCTGAACATCGATGTCGAAAGCATTCCAAAGGGTAAAATGACCATTGTTGAGGCTCTGACCGTTCTTAACAATTACAAACAATCTCCACAAACATGGACTGCAGAGAGGATAACAAAAGAATACAACTTAAATATTCAAGAAACCAAGACCCTGTTGGAGTATTTTAGACCTTTTGACGTGAAGATCATTTCACTAAAGAAAGAACTGATTGAGGAGAAGTAA